The following proteins are encoded in a genomic region of Paenibacillus sp. FSL H3-0469:
- a CDS encoding GNAT family N-acetyltransferase, with protein sequence MNMEFITIEEWDEAWWGRMERVYHEAFPSGAKTKGILRSMLDRGIGYLHAGVHQGTVVAMAVTGVVGQAADKILIIDYLAVDKLLRGEGTGTWMLEQIKAWAVQEHGIRGVIIEAESGVTASHKERIQFWERNGFVLTSYVHQYRMVPEPYQAMILPLGGSGNVPDDGEALFRYINAFHRVAYRKG encoded by the coding sequence ATGAACATGGAGTTTATTACTATAGAAGAGTGGGATGAGGCGTGGTGGGGGCGGATGGAGCGGGTGTATCATGAAGCTTTTCCAAGTGGAGCCAAGACTAAAGGGATTCTCCGCAGTATGCTGGACCGTGGGATTGGTTACTTACATGCGGGGGTGCATCAGGGGACGGTTGTTGCGATGGCTGTTACCGGTGTAGTGGGGCAAGCTGCGGACAAGATCCTGATTATTGATTACTTGGCAGTAGATAAGCTATTGCGCGGGGAGGGTACGGGGACCTGGATGCTGGAGCAGATCAAAGCTTGGGCGGTGCAGGAACATGGCATCCGGGGAGTCATCATCGAAGCGGAATCGGGGGTTACGGCATCGCACAAGGAACGTATTCAATTCTGGGAGCGGAACGGGTTCGTCTTGACCTCCTATGTGCATCAATATCGAATGGTACCGGAGCCTTATCAGGCGATGATACTGCCACTGGGTGGATCAGGGAATGTGCCGGATGATGGTGAAGCGCTGTTTCGGTACATTAATGCTTTCCATCGGGTGGCTTACCGGAAAGGGTAG
- a CDS encoding LL-diaminopimelate aminotransferase: MSIEQYQATFIQTNFADRIGGEGYGKDTSIYKFEKIKRAKASAKQDFPDIELIDMGVGEPDEMADEGIVSRLALEAAKEENRGYSDNGIPEFKAAAAVYLKEVFQVDGIDPVTEIVHSIGSKPALAMLPSVFINPGDITIMTIPGYPVLGTHTKYLGGQVYSVELKKENNFLPDLNSIPEEVARKAKLLYLNYPNNPTGASATPEFFTEVVAWAKKYDVVVIHDAPYAALTYDGVKPLSFLSVPGAKDVGVELHSLSKSYNMTGWRIGFVAGNPLIVKAFSDVKDNNDSGQFIAIQKAAAFGLSHPEITEAIAAKYSRRHNMLVDALNSLGFKAEKPKGSFFLYVAAPKGVKGGRRFESGEDFSQFLIREKLISTVPWDDAGAFVRFSVTFVAKGEEEEKRVISEIQRRLSDVEFEF; the protein is encoded by the coding sequence ATGAGTATTGAACAATATCAGGCTACATTTATTCAGACGAATTTTGCAGACCGCATCGGCGGCGAAGGATACGGCAAGGACACCTCCATCTACAAATTTGAGAAAATCAAACGCGCCAAAGCCTCGGCGAAGCAGGATTTTCCGGACATTGAACTGATCGACATGGGCGTCGGCGAGCCGGACGAAATGGCAGATGAAGGCATCGTGTCCAGACTTGCGCTGGAAGCGGCCAAGGAAGAGAACCGCGGCTACTCCGATAACGGTATTCCTGAATTTAAGGCAGCAGCGGCTGTGTACCTTAAGGAAGTTTTTCAGGTGGACGGAATTGACCCTGTAACAGAAATCGTGCATTCTATTGGCTCGAAGCCTGCGCTGGCAATGCTGCCATCCGTATTCATTAATCCGGGTGACATCACGATCATGACCATTCCGGGCTACCCGGTGCTGGGTACTCATACCAAGTATCTGGGAGGACAAGTCTACTCCGTGGAGCTGAAGAAGGAGAACAACTTCCTGCCTGACCTGAACTCCATTCCTGAAGAGGTTGCCCGCAAGGCGAAGCTGCTCTACCTCAACTATCCGAACAACCCTACGGGTGCAAGTGCCACACCTGAGTTCTTCACTGAAGTGGTAGCCTGGGCCAAAAAATATGATGTAGTCGTCATCCATGACGCTCCTTATGCTGCATTGACGTATGACGGCGTGAAGCCGCTGAGCTTCCTGTCCGTACCTGGTGCCAAGGATGTCGGCGTGGAGCTGCACTCCCTGTCCAAGTCCTACAACATGACCGGTTGGAGAATCGGCTTCGTGGCCGGCAACCCGCTGATCGTGAAGGCGTTCAGTGATGTGAAGGACAACAATGATTCCGGCCAGTTCATCGCGATTCAAAAAGCTGCCGCGTTCGGTCTCTCTCATCCTGAGATTACCGAAGCGATTGCCGCCAAATACTCCCGCCGCCACAACATGCTGGTGGATGCGCTGAACAGCCTGGGCTTCAAGGCCGAGAAGCCGAAGGGCTCCTTCTTCCTCTATGTAGCCGCGCCAAAAGGCGTCAAGGGCGGACGCCGCTTCGAATCCGGCGAGGATTTCTCACAGTTCCTGATCCGCGAGAAGCTCATCTCCACCGTGCCTTGGGATGATGCCGGCGCGTTCGTGCGTTTCTCCGTCACCTTCGTCGCCAAGGGCGAGGAAGAGGAGAAGCGTGTCATCTCCGAAATCCAAAGACGTCTGAGCGACGTTGAATTTGAATTTTAA
- a CDS encoding RluA family pseudouridine synthase translates to MNDLNKDVKELADSGALEEGRDVTEWIVAEDNARERIDKYVTEAMEDEISRSQVQLWISSGHVVVNGAPVKANYKLNEGDKVTVTVPEPEVTDLIAQDIPIEVAYEDSDVIVVNKVRGMVVHPAVGHPSGTLVNALMYHCKDLSGINGEIRPGIVHRIDKDTSGLIMAAKNDASHASLSAQLKEHSVTRRYIAVVHGNLSHDKGTVDAPIGRDPHDRKLYTVTEKNSKRSVTHFTVLERFGDCTLLELQLETGRTHQIRVHMKFIGHPLVGDPIYGRSKGTTMNGQALHAAVLGFVHPSTGEYKEFSAPIPADMEELLFTLRSR, encoded by the coding sequence ATGAATGATTTGAACAAAGACGTCAAAGAGCTGGCGGATTCTGGCGCCCTCGAGGAAGGAAGAGACGTCACCGAATGGATCGTTGCCGAGGACAATGCGCGGGAGCGGATTGATAAATACGTTACAGAGGCCATGGAAGACGAGATTTCACGCTCCCAGGTTCAGCTATGGATCAGCAGTGGCCATGTCGTGGTCAACGGCGCGCCGGTCAAAGCGAACTATAAGCTGAATGAAGGCGATAAGGTAACCGTTACGGTGCCGGAACCCGAGGTTACGGACCTGATCGCACAGGATATTCCGATTGAAGTGGCTTATGAGGACAGCGATGTGATTGTGGTGAACAAGGTGCGCGGCATGGTTGTGCATCCGGCAGTGGGGCATCCCTCCGGCACTTTGGTCAATGCGCTGATGTATCATTGCAAGGATCTGTCCGGCATTAACGGCGAGATTCGTCCAGGCATTGTCCACCGGATCGACAAGGATACCTCCGGTCTGATTATGGCAGCTAAGAATGATGCCAGTCATGCTTCGCTGTCCGCCCAGCTTAAGGAGCACAGTGTGACCCGCCGCTATATCGCAGTGGTGCACGGCAATCTGTCTCATGACAAGGGAACCGTAGATGCTCCTATCGGCCGTGATCCGCATGACCGCAAGCTGTATACCGTAACCGAGAAGAACAGCAAGCGCTCCGTGACGCATTTTACCGTGCTGGAGCGGTTTGGTGACTGCACACTGCTGGAGCTGCAGCTTGAGACAGGGCGCACGCATCAGATCCGTGTTCACATGAAGTTCATCGGCCATCCGCTGGTGGGTGATCCAATCTACGGGCGCAGCAAGGGAACTACCATGAACGGACAAGCCCTGCATGCAGCGGTACTGGGTTTTGTACATCCTTCCACAGGCGAATACAAGGAGTTCAGCGCGCCGATTCCGGCGGATATGGAAGAACTTCTATTTACGCTGCGCAGCAGATAA
- the lspA gene encoding signal peptidase II yields MVYFLIALIVFLIDQGTKYLIATRLELAEQIPVIKDFFIITSHRNRGAAFGILEGQQWFFIVITVIVVCGIVWYLNKTRKTRKLLPTALALVLGGAVGNFLDRILNGEVVDFLMFNFGSYTFPIFNVADSCIVVGVGLIILDTLLEVKGEQEVTEVKESQEVKEGNE; encoded by the coding sequence GTGGTGTACTTTCTGATTGCGCTAATTGTATTTCTGATTGACCAGGGTACCAAATATCTGATTGCCACCCGGCTGGAGCTCGCAGAGCAAATTCCGGTAATCAAGGATTTCTTCATTATTACGTCGCACCGCAATCGTGGAGCCGCCTTTGGAATTCTGGAGGGGCAGCAGTGGTTCTTCATTGTGATTACAGTAATCGTTGTATGCGGAATCGTCTGGTATCTGAACAAAACCCGCAAGACCCGCAAGCTGCTGCCTACCGCGCTGGCACTTGTTCTTGGCGGAGCAGTCGGCAACTTCCTGGACCGGATTCTTAACGGTGAGGTTGTGGATTTCCTCATGTTCAATTTCGGAAGCTATACGTTCCCGATCTTTAACGTGGCCGATTCCTGTATTGTGGTCGGGGTGGGTCTGATTATTCTGGACACGCTGCTGGAAGTGAAGGGCGAACAGGAAGTCACCGAGGTGAAGGAATCACAGGAAGTCAAAGAAGGGAATGAATGA
- a CDS encoding TraR/DksA C4-type zinc finger protein translates to MSHLTPQQLSGLRTTLQQQQEDIKHRLKSSGQYGLQEAMRDNTGELSEIDNHPGDAATELYNRSMDISLLERDEHELDDIESALRAMDEGTYGICIASGEPIPYERLAALPSTRYTKEHAPRQSAPFTRPAEEELLSPPFGRTSLDERDDQNGFDGEDAWQIVESWGNSDSPAMAEGSNIGSYNDMEIEADETEGFVEPWENFVATDISGNHLMIIKGNSYRHYMDDEEGDYLLDPTRKERK, encoded by the coding sequence ATGAGCCATCTGACACCACAGCAGCTCTCCGGGCTGCGTACTACTCTCCAGCAGCAGCAGGAGGATATTAAGCACAGGTTGAAGAGCAGCGGACAATACGGACTACAGGAGGCGATGCGGGACAACACTGGAGAGCTGTCCGAAATCGACAACCATCCCGGTGATGCCGCCACAGAGCTGTATAACCGTTCCATGGATATCTCCCTGCTGGAGCGCGATGAGCATGAGCTGGACGATATTGAATCCGCCCTGCGGGCAATGGACGAAGGAACGTACGGCATCTGTATCGCCAGCGGTGAACCCATTCCTTATGAGCGGCTGGCCGCCCTTCCCTCCACCCGCTACACGAAAGAGCATGCTCCCCGCCAGAGCGCTCCATTCACCCGTCCGGCCGAGGAGGAGCTGCTGTCTCCGCCGTTTGGCCGCACCAGTCTGGATGAGCGGGATGACCAGAATGGCTTCGATGGCGAGGATGCCTGGCAGATCGTAGAGAGCTGGGGCAATTCAGATTCGCCTGCGATGGCTGAAGGCAGCAACATCGGCTCCTACAATGATATGGAGATCGAAGCGGACGAAACCGAGGGCTTCGTGGAGCCCTGGGAGAATTTCGTAGCCACCGACATTTCCGGCAATCATCTGATGATTATCAAGGGCAACAGCTACCGCCATTACATGGATGACGAGGAAGGCGACTACCTGCTGGACCCGACCCGAAAAGAGCGGAAGTAG
- a CDS encoding DUF5665 domain-containing protein produces the protein MGGWKEGKNPAEQPEEPEEPGRISIRTTDRAVDPADLPPEEKLNALYRMTTSLAQQMEKSRISEYTELLYSPFRLIWLNILSGVARGLGIALGFTFFAATIIYVLQVLGALNLPIIGDYIADIVRIVQHQLELKTF, from the coding sequence ATGGGGGGATGGAAAGAGGGGAAGAATCCTGCGGAGCAGCCGGAAGAGCCGGAAGAGCCGGGCAGAATTTCGATCAGAACCACGGACAGAGCCGTTGATCCGGCCGATCTTCCCCCGGAAGAGAAGCTGAACGCCCTGTACCGGATGACCACGAGTCTGGCCCAGCAGATGGAGAAGTCACGGATCTCGGAATATACCGAGCTACTGTATTCCCCCTTCCGGCTGATCTGGCTGAACATCCTCTCCGGAGTAGCCAGGGGGCTGGGGATTGCGCTTGGATTCACTTTTTTTGCGGCGACGATTATTTATGTGCTTCAGGTGCTGGGCGCGCTCAATCTGCCGATTATCGGCGACTATATCGCGGACATTGTGCGGATTGTCCAGCATCAGCTGGAGCTGAAGACGTTCTAA
- the ileS gene encoding isoleucine--tRNA ligase, protein MHKVDVKEKARARDVRILKKWSEEDTFRRSMENREGRPNYVFYEGPPTANGVPHIGHVLGRVIKDFIGRYQTMKGFRVIRKAGWDTHGLPVELGVQKKLGISGKQDIEEYGVEKFIKECKESVFGYEKQWREFTEAIGYWTDLDHPYVTLDNTYIESVWNILATVHEKGLMYRGHRVSPYCPSCQTTLSSHEVAQGYKTVKDLSATAKFKLDGSGDYVLAWTTTPWTLPAHMALAMNPAMEYVRAQQEDGVYVLAKNLVDEVLKGEYTILSTHTGADFIGQSYTPPFGYIKAEKHNVIVGASFVTDSSGTGIVHMAPAHGEDDYKSCRENGISFVNVVDASGKYTDVVSDFAGRFVKDCDLDIVKVLSERGLLYHKEKYEHSYPFCWRCDTPLLYYATDSWFIQTTAIKDQLIANNNSVDWYPDHVREGRFGKFLEELVDWNISRNRYWGTPLNVWVCQETGKEFAPHSIAELRAMAVGEVAEDIELHKPYVDNIQLRSPFSEGAVMVRTPEVIDVWFDSGSMPFAQSHYPFENQDRFEDQYPADMICEGIDQTRGWFYSLLAVSTLFTGKAPYKAVIAHGHIFDENGQKMSKSKGNVIDPWEIMNEYGTDAFRWAILSDSAPWNNKRFSRGLVGETKSKVVDTLVNTHAFLTLYAGIDGYDPADHPFKVSEHKLDRWILSRLNSLIVLVDKGLAVNDFVNTSKAIENFVDELSNWYIRRSRDRFWGSGLGEEKLDAYRTLTHVLLTTAKLMAPFTPMLSEDIFTNLGGGESVHLADYPAADENLIDLALEKDMEYARGIVELARNVRNESGIKNRQPLSELIASTPDNFNVADYEELIKEEINVKNIVIEHSDSGFVDFTLKLNLKVAGKKYGKSVGFLQGFLKAMDSDATRKAVQEGVIAIVSPDGEELQITSEELLVEKQAKPGFASASGYGLTVALNTEITPELVQEGWVREVVRAVQDYRKRLDLPIDKRIALTLHVDDELKAAVTAFEHVLRENVLLTTVDFDGDYTYETVDAGGKSFGIHIGA, encoded by the coding sequence ATGCATAAGGTAGACGTCAAAGAAAAAGCCCGGGCCAGAGATGTCCGGATCTTGAAAAAGTGGAGCGAGGAGGACACGTTCCGCCGCTCGATGGAGAACCGCGAGGGACGCCCGAACTACGTATTCTACGAAGGGCCGCCGACGGCGAACGGAGTGCCGCATATCGGGCACGTGCTGGGCCGGGTCATCAAGGATTTTATCGGCCGCTACCAGACCATGAAGGGCTTCCGCGTCATCCGCAAAGCGGGCTGGGATACGCACGGCCTGCCGGTAGAGCTCGGGGTGCAGAAGAAGCTCGGCATCTCCGGCAAGCAGGATATCGAAGAATACGGCGTCGAGAAGTTCATCAAGGAATGTAAGGAAAGTGTCTTCGGCTATGAGAAGCAGTGGCGGGAATTCACAGAAGCGATCGGCTACTGGACCGATCTGGATCATCCATATGTAACGCTGGATAATACGTATATTGAGAGCGTGTGGAACATCCTGGCTACGGTTCATGAGAAAGGCCTGATGTACCGCGGTCACCGCGTTAGCCCTTACTGCCCGAGCTGCCAGACGACCCTCAGCTCCCATGAAGTTGCCCAGGGGTATAAGACCGTTAAGGATCTGAGTGCTACCGCCAAGTTCAAGCTGGACGGCAGCGGCGACTATGTGCTGGCTTGGACGACCACGCCTTGGACGCTTCCGGCGCATATGGCGCTGGCGATGAATCCGGCTATGGAATATGTGCGTGCGCAGCAGGAAGACGGTGTGTATGTACTGGCGAAGAACCTGGTGGACGAAGTGCTGAAGGGTGAGTACACCATCCTGTCTACACACACTGGCGCTGACTTTATCGGCCAGAGCTATACACCGCCGTTCGGTTATATCAAGGCGGAGAAGCATAATGTGATTGTCGGAGCCTCTTTTGTAACAGATTCCAGCGGTACCGGGATCGTACATATGGCTCCGGCACACGGGGAAGACGACTATAAGAGCTGCCGCGAGAATGGGATCAGCTTCGTGAATGTAGTAGATGCTTCCGGGAAATACACGGATGTAGTGAGTGATTTTGCCGGACGGTTCGTGAAGGATTGTGACCTGGATATCGTGAAGGTGCTGTCTGAACGCGGACTGCTCTACCACAAGGAGAAATACGAGCACAGTTATCCGTTCTGCTGGCGCTGCGACACCCCGCTGCTCTATTATGCAACAGACAGCTGGTTCATCCAGACAACAGCGATCAAGGATCAGCTGATTGCCAACAATAACAGTGTAGATTGGTACCCGGACCATGTGCGCGAAGGCCGCTTCGGCAAGTTCCTGGAGGAGCTGGTGGACTGGAATATCAGCCGTAACCGCTACTGGGGGACGCCGCTTAACGTATGGGTCTGCCAGGAGACCGGCAAGGAATTTGCGCCGCACAGCATCGCCGAGCTGAGAGCGATGGCCGTCGGCGAGGTCGCTGAAGATATCGAGCTGCATAAGCCGTACGTGGATAATATCCAGCTGCGCAGCCCGTTCAGCGAAGGTGCCGTCATGGTCCGCACCCCGGAAGTGATCGACGTCTGGTTCGACAGCGGCTCGATGCCGTTCGCCCAGAGTCATTATCCGTTCGAGAATCAAGACCGGTTCGAGGACCAGTATCCGGCGGATATGATCTGCGAAGGGATCGACCAGACGCGCGGCTGGTTCTACAGCCTGCTGGCGGTATCGACCCTGTTCACGGGTAAGGCACCATACAAGGCGGTTATCGCCCACGGACATATTTTCGATGAGAACGGCCAAAAGATGTCCAAATCCAAAGGCAATGTCATTGACCCATGGGAGATCATGAACGAATACGGCACGGATGCCTTCCGCTGGGCCATTCTGTCTGACAGTGCGCCGTGGAACAACAAGCGGTTCTCGCGGGGGCTGGTCGGGGAGACGAAGTCCAAGGTAGTGGACACTCTGGTGAACACGCATGCTTTCCTTACGCTGTATGCCGGAATCGACGGCTATGATCCTGCGGATCACCCGTTCAAGGTATCTGAGCATAAGCTCGACCGCTGGATTCTGTCCCGTCTGAACAGCCTGATCGTGCTGGTGGATAAAGGGCTGGCCGTGAATGACTTCGTGAACACCTCCAAGGCCATTGAGAATTTCGTGGATGAGCTGAGCAACTGGTACATCCGCCGTTCCCGTGACCGGTTCTGGGGCAGCGGGCTGGGCGAAGAGAAGCTGGATGCTTACCGCACCCTTACGCATGTCCTGTTAACCACAGCCAAGCTGATGGCTCCATTTACCCCGATGCTGTCCGAGGATATCTTCACGAACCTGGGCGGCGGAGAGAGTGTACATCTGGCAGACTATCCGGCAGCGGACGAGAACCTGATCGACCTTGCCCTGGAAAAAGATATGGAGTACGCCCGCGGCATCGTTGAGCTGGCCCGTAACGTCCGCAACGAGAGCGGCATCAAGAACCGCCAGCCGTTGTCTGAGCTGATTGCGTCCACGCCTGACAACTTTAACGTGGCGGATTATGAAGAGCTGATCAAAGAAGAGATCAACGTCAAAAATATCGTCATCGAGCACAGCGACAGCGGCTTCGTAGACTTCACCCTGAAGCTGAACCTGAAGGTGGCAGGCAAGAAATACGGCAAGAGCGTCGGCTTCCTGCAAGGCTTCCTCAAAGCGATGGACAGTGACGCTACCCGCAAAGCGGTACAAGAAGGCGTTATCGCCATCGTGTCACCGGACGGAGAAGAGCTGCAGATTACGTCCGAGGAGCTGCTGGTTGAGAAGCAGGCCAAACCTGGCTTTGCTTCCGCTTCCGGCTATGGACTGACAGTGGCCTTGAACACAGAAATCACACCGGAGCTGGTACAGGAAGGCTGGGTGCGCGAAGTCGTACGTGCTGTGCAGGATTACCGTAAACGTCTGGATCTGCCGATTGACAAGCGCATTGCCCTGACCCTGCATGTCGATGACGAGCTGAAGGCGGCGGTGACCGCATTCGAGCATGTGCTGCGTGAGAATGTACTGTTGACTACGGTGGATTTTGACGGAGATTATACCTATGAGACAGTGGATGCCGGCGGCAAGAGCTTCGGTATTCATATCGGCGCTTAA